GCGGCGAGCCCGTCCTCCGGGGCGCCGTCGTCGAAACCTCGCTCGGATAGCCATGGCCCTGGACCCCAAGTTCGTCGGCCGTGCGTACGGCCCCTTCACCTATGAGATTGGCCGGGAGAAGCTGCGCGAGTTCTCCCTCATCCTCGGCGGCTCCGTGCCCTCCGCGGGCACCTTCGGCGAGCCCCCGGAGCACGTCAGCCCCCTGCTCTACTCGCAGGAGGCGGCCCAGGCGGGCCCGTACGGCGACGTCATCGCCTTCCCCAGCTTCGCGGTGGTGTTCGCCATCCGCCCCTTCAGCGCCGCCATCGCGGATCCGGAGCTGGGCGTGGACCGCGTGCGGCTGGTGCACGGGGAGCAGGAGCTGGAGTTCCTGGGCGTGATGCGCCCCGGGGACGTGCTCACCACCACGGGCTCCATCACGGAGCTGTACCGCAAGGCCGGGATGGACTTCCTCGTCGTCACCACGGAGACGCGCAACGCGAAGGGCGAGCCCGTGGTGCGCGGCGTCTGGACGGCCGTCATCCGCCCCGCGTGACTTGAAGCCGCGCGCGCCTACTCGCCGGGGGCGATGATGCCCTCGTCGAGCAGCTGCGCGAGGATGCGCGCGGTGTCCAGGCGAGACATGCCGGACAGCGCGAAGAGGTCGTCGAAGCTCACCGCGCCGTCAATCTGCGCCAGCACGAAGCCCGCGCGGTGGTCCAGGTTGAGCCAGATGATGTCATCCGGCTGCAACCGCACGCGCGGCATGCGGTGCAAATCTCCCAGCCGCGCCTCCAGCATGGACACCAGGATGCGCTCGCTGCGGTCGCGCAGCGCCTCCACGCGCGGGTTCTCCGGCGCCAGGGACTGGGCCCGGCGCAGGAGCT
This DNA window, taken from Corallococcus coralloides DSM 2259, encodes the following:
- a CDS encoding FAS1-like dehydratase domain-containing protein translates to MALDPKFVGRAYGPFTYEIGREKLREFSLILGGSVPSAGTFGEPPEHVSPLLYSQEAAQAGPYGDVIAFPSFAVVFAIRPFSAAIADPELGVDRVRLVHGEQELEFLGVMRPGDVLTTTGSITELYRKAGMDFLVVTTETRNAKGEPVVRGVWTAVIRPA